Proteins from one Triticum aestivum cultivar Chinese Spring chromosome 7A, IWGSC CS RefSeq v2.1, whole genome shotgun sequence genomic window:
- the LOC123150518 gene encoding PTI1-like tyrosine-protein kinase At3g15890 — protein sequence MHHRLSRVAHRVLCCGRQASGDDLNDERNGSIRWVFSLRELQSATNRFNYDNKIGEGSLGSVYWGQVWDGSQIAVKKLKNARNGTEMEFASEVESLGRVRHKNLLSLRGYCADGPERILVYDYMPNSSLFAHLHGTHSSECLLDWRRRTFIAIGAARAIAYLHHHETPPIIHGSIKSTNVLLDSDFQAHVGDFGLMKLISDEIDHDKIIGENQRGYHAPEYVMFGKPTTGCDVYSFGIILLELTSGRKPVEKSGSQKMLGVRNWMLPLAKEGRYDEIADSKLNDKYSESELKRVVLIGLACTHREPDKRPTMLEVVSLLKGESKEMLLRLEKEELFRPDSMASSVGTTPEGSTDCILKNDEGLAGA from the exons ATGCACCACCGGCTCTCGCGGGTCGCCCACAGGGTCCTCTGCTGCGGCAGGCAAGCCTCCGGGGACGATCT GAACGACGAGCGGAATGGATCCATCAGGTGGGTGTTCTCGCTGAGGGAGCTCCAGTCGGCGACAAATAGATTCAATTACGACAACAAGATCGGAGAAGGCTCGCTTGGGAGCGTCTACTGGGGACAAGTTTGGGATGGCTCTCAG ATTGCTGTTAAAAAGTTAAAGAATGCAAGAAATGGGACAGAAATGGAGTTTGCTTCAGAAGTCGAATCTTTGGGAAGAGTAAGGCACAAAAACCTCCTGAGTTTGCGGGGATATTGTGCTGATGGGCCTGAACGCATTCTGGTGTATGACTATATGCCGAACTCAAGTCTTTTTGCACATCTCCACGGAACACACTCTTCGGAGTGCCTTCTTGACTGGCGGCGGAGAACATTTATTGCCATTGGTGCTGCTCGGGCTATTGC GTATCTTCACCACCATGAGACACCTCCGATAATCCATGGAAGCATCAAATCGACCAATGTGTTACTTGATTCGGATTTCCAAGCACACGTCGGTGACTTTGGTCTTATGAAGCTCATCTCAGATGAAATAGATCATGATAAGATTATCGGTGAAAACCAACGAGGCTATCATGCTCCTGAGTACGTCATGTTTGGCAAGCCTACAACAGGTTGTGATGTCTACAGCTTTGGCATAATACTTCTGGAGCTCACTAGTGGGAGAAAGCCAGTAGAAAAATCAGGCTCCCAGAAAATGCTCGGGGTCCGAAACTGGATGCTCCCGCTGGCGAAAGAGGGTAGATACGATGAAATCGCGGACTCAAAACTCAATGATAAGTATTCTGAGTCTGAACTAAAGAGGGTGGTGCTGATTGGACTAGCGTGCACACACAGAGAACCCGATAAGAGACCGACGATGCTTGAGGTAGTGTCCCTGCTGAAAGGTGAATCGAAAGAGATGCTTCTGAGGCTTGAAAAGGAGGAGCTATTTAGGCCAGACTCGATGGCTAGTTCCGTC